One region of Lampris incognitus isolate fLamInc1 chromosome 4, fLamInc1.hap2, whole genome shotgun sequence genomic DNA includes:
- the LOC130111826 gene encoding RNA guanine-N7 methyltransferase-activating subunit-like protein yields MTEATDQMPNYEEQFKHRFSSEDEAYQEYVRRPDDPPPIVDNWRGSGSGNARGRGNRFQDHHGNRGCDWQRNTERGRGGEYPEYQQRRDRKRHWEQSSGYQSGPQGYNQGYNAYNKRFRHDNYHY; encoded by the exons ATGACCGAGGCAACAGACCAAATGCCCAACTACGAGGAGcaatttaaacacagattttcgTCGGAAGATGAAGCATATCAGGAATATGTCCGTCGGCCAGATGACCCTCCACCTATTGTGGACAATTGGAGGGGTAGTGGAAGTGGAAATGCAAGAGGCAGGGGCAACAG GTTTCAGGACCATCATGGGAACAGAGGCTGTGACTGGCAAAGGAATACAGAAAGGGGTAGGGGCGGGGAGTATCCTGAGTACCAACAGCGGCGAGACAGAAAAAGGCATTGGGAGCAAAGTAGTGGGTATCAATCAGGCCCTCAGGGTTACAACCAGGGATACAATGCCTACAACAAGAGGTTTCGCCATGACAACTACCACTACTAA